The following proteins are co-located in the Pedobacter sp. FW305-3-2-15-E-R2A2 genome:
- a CDS encoding DsbA family oxidoreductase, with the protein MKVDIWSDVRCPFCYIGKRKFESALAEFEHKEKIEVEWHSFELDQNMVTVLDKSSEEYLAERYGKSREWAAESHKHVTEAAAEVGLNFNLGKSIVANSFDAHRLIQLAKSKGLGDEIEEALFKAYFTDGRNISDPASLVEIGVQAGLEAPEITAVLNSDHFTDEVRYDEKTAETIGVRGVPFFVFNEKLAVSGAQPSETFLGALKQAWEGQA; encoded by the coding sequence ATGAAAGTTGATATCTGGTCGGATGTAAGGTGTCCGTTTTGTTATATAGGAAAGAGAAAGTTCGAATCTGCACTCGCTGAGTTTGAACATAAAGAGAAGATTGAAGTAGAATGGCACAGCTTTGAACTGGATCAGAATATGGTTACTGTATTGGACAAAAGCTCAGAGGAATACCTTGCTGAACGTTATGGAAAGAGCAGGGAATGGGCGGCAGAAAGTCATAAACATGTAACCGAAGCAGCCGCAGAAGTGGGATTGAACTTTAATCTCGGAAAGTCCATCGTTGCCAATTCCTTTGACGCACACCGCCTGATTCAGCTGGCAAAATCCAAAGGTTTAGGCGATGAAATCGAAGAGGCTTTGTTTAAAGCTTATTTTACAGATGGAAGGAACATTAGTGATCCTGCTTCCCTGGTGGAGATAGGAGTGCAGGCTGGTTTGGAAGCCCCCGAAATTACCGCAGTATTAAATAGTGATCATTTTACAGATGAAGTCAGATATGATGAGAAAACCGCAGAAACCATTGGTGTTCGTGGTGTTCCTTTCTTTGTCTTCAATGAAAAATTGGCTGTGTCTGGTGCACAGCCTTCAGAGACTTTTCTTGGCGCATTAAAGCAGGCCTGGGAAGGTCAGGCCTGA
- a CDS encoding RNA methyltransferase, protein MKKLKSDELNRVGVEEFREQEKLPVVVVLDNVRSMHNIGSVFRTADGFAIEKLYLCGITAQPPHREIEKTALGATQSVAWTHFESTMEAIASLREEGYEIIAIEQASGSTMLNTFQPESLKKYALIFGNEVNGVSEEVMGQIDKCIEIPQFGTKHSFNIVISAGIVLWDFFAKLRL, encoded by the coding sequence ATGAAAAAATTAAAATCAGACGAGCTAAACCGTGTCGGTGTAGAAGAGTTTAGAGAACAGGAGAAGTTACCGGTTGTTGTGGTGCTTGACAATGTACGCAGCATGCACAATATAGGCTCCGTTTTCAGAACGGCAGATGGTTTTGCCATTGAGAAATTATACCTCTGTGGCATTACCGCTCAACCTCCGCACCGTGAAATAGAAAAAACGGCTTTAGGCGCAACCCAGTCTGTGGCCTGGACACATTTTGAAAGCACTATGGAAGCAATCGCCTCTCTTCGTGAAGAGGGATATGAAATCATTGCCATAGAACAGGCATCGGGAAGTACCATGTTAAATACTTTCCAGCCGGAAAGCCTAAAAAAATATGCCTTGATTTTTGGAAATGAAGTCAATGGAGTAAGCGAGGAAGTGATGGGGCAAATTGATAAATGTATTGAAATCCCTCAGTTTGGAACCAAACATTCCTTCAATATTGTGATCTCTGCAGGGATCGTCCTTTGGGATTTCTTTGCCAAGCTAAGGTTATAA
- a CDS encoding galactokinase: protein MKAELTDKFLALYGQEPKANYFTPGRVNLIGEHIDYNGGLVMPCAVTLGTWLSIAPNNDRVIRFNSLNFPETQEIALQPSYTKTGSEWYNYPLGVFHEILKKHELPTGLDLLFYGNIPIGSGLSSSASIEVAMAYALNDYFNLGYEKIEIPLLAQKVENEFIGVNCGIMDQFAVAFGEAHKALVLNCDTLKYKSVDCNLGDYSLAIINTNKPRKLAESKYNERVAECQAALAQLNQEITLNNLCELTAEKFSLHSHLITDETVLKRATHVIRENDRVSLAAKALNEGNLAEFGRLMYASHQSLKDLYEVTGAELDAVVEFCTDYEHVIGARMTGAGFGGCAIALLKKGQEEDFARQLTDFYVERIGYPAAIYISEIGNGASAI, encoded by the coding sequence ATGAAAGCGGAATTGACCGATAAATTCTTAGCGCTATATGGACAAGAGCCAAAGGCGAACTATTTTACCCCTGGACGCGTGAACCTGATTGGCGAGCATATTGATTACAATGGCGGGCTGGTAATGCCTTGCGCAGTTACTTTAGGCACTTGGTTGAGCATTGCTCCAAACAATGACCGGGTTATTCGGTTCAACAGCCTTAACTTCCCTGAAACACAAGAAATTGCACTACAACCATCTTATACAAAAACGGGTTCGGAATGGTACAATTATCCATTGGGTGTTTTCCATGAAATCCTTAAAAAACACGAACTTCCTACCGGTCTTGACCTGCTCTTTTACGGCAATATTCCGATTGGTTCCGGCCTGTCTTCCTCAGCATCGATAGAGGTTGCAATGGCCTATGCTTTAAATGATTACTTCAATCTTGGTTATGAAAAAATTGAGATCCCCTTGCTTGCTCAAAAAGTAGAAAATGAATTTATCGGTGTGAACTGCGGCATTATGGATCAGTTTGCCGTTGCATTCGGAGAAGCCCATAAAGCGCTGGTTCTGAACTGCGATACTTTAAAATACAAGTCTGTAGACTGTAACCTTGGCGATTATTCTTTGGCCATCATCAATACCAATAAACCAAGAAAACTGGCGGAGTCTAAATATAATGAAAGAGTTGCCGAATGCCAGGCGGCCTTAGCACAACTGAACCAGGAGATTACGCTGAATAATCTTTGCGAACTGACTGCAGAGAAATTTTCACTGCACAGTCATTTGATTACTGATGAAACTGTTTTGAAAAGAGCCACACATGTGATCCGCGAAAACGACAGGGTAAGCCTTGCTGCCAAAGCTTTAAACGAAGGGAATTTAGCAGAGTTTGGCCGCTTAATGTATGCTTCTCATCAATCTTTAAAGGATTTATATGAGGTTACAGGTGCGGAACTGGATGCTGTAGTTGAATTTTGTACAGATTACGAGCATGTAATCGGTGCGAGAATGACCGGTGCCGGCTTCGGAGGATGTGCAATTGCGTTGTTAAAGAAAGGCCAGGAAGAAGATTTCGCCAGACAACTGACTGATTTCTACGTAGAACGAATCGGTTATCCGGCTGCCATATATATCAGTGAGATTGGTAATGGTGCTTCTGCAATTTAA
- a CDS encoding aldose epimerase family protein, with amino-acid sequence METKLIKTGKFIDGKEILGIELTNTHGTYVKIFNYGAIINKFIVVNKRGEKQDIVLGFDDFEGYVSEEYLADYPYLGAVIGRYANRVKNGRFTIDGTVHQLTQAKGGDCLHGGIKGFDKQVWDVLSTIDPSVTLQYVSPDGEEHFPGNLTLQLTFKLTDDNELILDFKGITDQATAINITHHSYFNLSPDLDSVGKHHHRMPASHYLEQDDNYAVTGKLIPVEGTIHDFLGGKLISQDWDPEEGYDQSYVLDKPYGEFTLASETSEEKSGLKLSVYTTEPVVHLYTAKYTAVKHGKGGVEYHPFGAFCVETQHHPNGINIPSFPSTILRPGETYKQTTIYKIEHS; translated from the coding sequence ATGGAAACAAAGCTAATCAAGACCGGGAAATTTATTGACGGTAAGGAGATCCTTGGTATTGAGTTAACAAATACACATGGCACCTATGTGAAAATATTCAATTATGGTGCAATCATTAATAAATTTATCGTAGTAAATAAGCGGGGCGAAAAGCAGGATATTGTGCTTGGCTTTGATGATTTTGAAGGGTATGTAAGCGAAGAGTACCTGGCAGACTATCCTTATCTGGGCGCAGTGATCGGCCGCTATGCCAATCGGGTGAAGAATGGAAGATTTACTATTGATGGAACAGTGCATCAATTGACACAAGCCAAAGGTGGCGATTGCCTTCATGGCGGAATCAAGGGCTTTGACAAACAGGTTTGGGATGTCTTATCGACCATTGACCCAAGTGTTACCCTACAATATGTGAGCCCTGACGGAGAAGAGCATTTTCCGGGAAACTTAACCCTGCAGCTCACTTTTAAATTAACAGACGACAATGAGTTGATCCTGGATTTTAAAGGGATTACGGATCAGGCAACAGCAATCAACATCACCCACCATAGCTATTTTAACTTATCACCTGATCTGGACTCTGTTGGAAAACATCATCATAGGATGCCTGCAAGCCATTATCTTGAGCAGGACGATAACTATGCCGTTACAGGTAAGTTAATTCCCGTAGAAGGCACGATACATGACTTTCTTGGCGGAAAGCTGATCTCTCAGGATTGGGATCCGGAAGAGGGTTACGATCAGAGCTATGTTTTGGATAAACCATACGGGGAATTTACACTGGCTTCAGAAACTTCAGAGGAAAAAAGTGGTTTGAAACTCTCAGTTTATACCACAGAACCTGTTGTGCATTTGTACACGGCAAAATATACCGCTGTGAAACATGGCAAAGGTGGCGTTGAATATCATCCTTTTGGTGCTTTCTGTGTGGAAACACAACACCATCCGAACGGCATTAACATTCCTTCTTTCCCGAGTACGATATTAAGACCGGGGGAAACGTATAAACAAACTACAATTTATAAAATAGAACATAGCTAA
- a CDS encoding SusD/RagB family nutrient-binding outer membrane lipoprotein, whose product MKKIYYTLIAFILLVSASGCKKFLDINKDPNNPVDVQEALILTPLEIYTTTNIIGGFPGSVSAYWTQQLAINQPAPEIDSYRITPSDVNNTWSFDLYPAIFYNSRIMIDKAEKAGNNGYAGIGKVLLAYNLAVCTDLWGDIPYTEGFAALGNLKPKYDSQESIYKLIQTTLDQAIVILNSAPSGIRVGSDDLIYGGDFASWKKLAYTLKARYHLRLSKAAGYSATTQADLALAALQNGFSANEDNAKVTYSGKAKGENPWYQGTLPGAGGVVLSKNFVDLLKANDDPRLPILAAPGSGGDYVGRQSGTVPTTDPTIYAAVSPNVGGYIADDEESGKSAPVYLATYAEALFIKAEATLNKSGVVAAQPVLKAAIEANMDLLKVATADKNAYTAIHSIPDPVTPLKTLITEKYVASFLSLEAYNDWRRTGFPILNVVPNAFRPYIPQRYPYPSQEVTSNPQPQQSIPTSEKVWWAK is encoded by the coding sequence ATGAAAAAGATATATTATACCTTAATCGCATTTATATTACTGGTGTCCGCATCAGGATGTAAAAAATTCCTGGACATCAATAAAGATCCAAACAATCCGGTAGACGTTCAGGAAGCTTTGATTTTAACTCCTTTGGAGATTTATACGACGACCAATATTATTGGTGGGTTTCCGGGCAGCGTATCCGCCTATTGGACACAGCAACTGGCGATCAATCAGCCGGCTCCGGAAATTGATTCTTATAGAATTACGCCAAGTGATGTGAACAATACCTGGAGCTTTGACCTTTATCCTGCAATTTTCTATAATTCCAGAATCATGATCGACAAAGCAGAAAAAGCAGGAAATAATGGCTATGCGGGGATCGGAAAGGTCTTGCTTGCCTATAATTTAGCGGTTTGTACTGACCTTTGGGGAGACATTCCTTATACAGAAGGCTTTGCTGCTTTGGGCAATTTAAAACCTAAATATGACTCACAGGAGAGCATCTATAAATTAATCCAGACTACACTTGATCAGGCGATAGTGATCCTGAATTCTGCGCCTTCTGGCATTCGGGTAGGGAGTGATGATCTGATCTATGGTGGTGATTTCGCGTCCTGGAAAAAGCTGGCTTATACGCTTAAAGCGAGATATCACCTTCGCCTGAGTAAGGCAGCAGGTTATTCGGCAACAACACAGGCGGACTTAGCTTTGGCAGCATTGCAGAATGGATTTTCTGCAAATGAAGACAATGCAAAAGTAACCTACTCCGGAAAAGCAAAAGGAGAAAATCCATGGTATCAGGGAACACTGCCAGGTGCAGGGGGAGTGGTACTTTCTAAAAATTTCGTAGACCTGTTGAAGGCAAATGATGATCCCAGACTCCCTATTTTAGCCGCTCCAGGTTCTGGTGGCGATTATGTAGGCAGACAAAGCGGAACGGTTCCAACTACAGATCCTACGATTTATGCTGCAGTTTCACCTAATGTTGGCGGGTATATCGCGGACGATGAAGAATCAGGAAAATCGGCCCCGGTATACCTTGCTACTTATGCGGAAGCGCTGTTTATCAAAGCTGAGGCTACTTTAAATAAATCTGGTGTGGTAGCTGCACAGCCGGTGCTAAAAGCCGCTATTGAAGCCAATATGGATCTTTTAAAGGTGGCTACGGCTGATAAAAATGCATATACCGCCATTCATTCTATTCCTGATCCTGTAACTCCTTTGAAAACATTGATTACGGAGAAATATGTGGCGAGCTTCTTGTCGCTGGAAGCATATAATGACTGGCGCAGAACTGGTTTCCCTATTTTGAATGTGGTTCCAAATGCATTCAGGCCGTATATTCCTCAGCGTTATCCTTATCCTTCACAGGAAGTGACCTCAAACCCTCAGCCTCAACAAAGCATTCCTACCTCTGAGAAGGTCTGGTGGGCTAAATAA
- a CDS encoding YdeI/OmpD-associated family protein, producing the protein MDNKLLKKLHVKAGFKLLVENAPENVSELLGDFDAIQLSFNTEKEFDALLLFVMNSYELKEQLAFISQKLKPDTLFWIAYPKKSSGMDSDLHMMAPWDEVKVYQLTPCASVSISEVWTGLRLKPIDLVKASAVRNENIEQNEFSAYIDVVNKQVLPPEDLLIALQEHPLALTYFESLAYSHRKEYVLWILTAKQEKTRLSRIEKTIEMLLSKRKNPNDKS; encoded by the coding sequence ATGGACAACAAATTACTGAAAAAACTACATGTCAAAGCCGGATTTAAGCTTCTTGTAGAAAATGCACCTGAAAATGTATCGGAGCTGTTGGGGGATTTTGATGCTATACAGCTCAGTTTTAACACAGAAAAAGAGTTTGATGCGCTGCTGCTATTTGTAATGAATAGCTATGAGCTGAAAGAACAACTGGCCTTTATCTCCCAAAAACTTAAGCCCGATACTTTATTCTGGATTGCTTATCCTAAAAAAAGTTCGGGAATGGACAGCGATCTCCATATGATGGCGCCATGGGACGAAGTGAAGGTTTATCAGTTGACACCTTGTGCCTCTGTCTCGATTTCGGAAGTATGGACCGGTCTGCGTCTGAAACCTATAGATCTGGTCAAAGCCTCTGCGGTGAGAAATGAAAACATTGAGCAGAATGAATTTTCAGCATATATTGATGTCGTCAACAAACAGGTCCTCCCTCCGGAGGATTTGCTTATCGCCCTGCAAGAACATCCATTAGCCCTGACTTATTTTGAATCATTGGCTTATTCTCATAGAAAAGAATATGTACTTTGGATTTTAACTGCCAAGCAGGAGAAGACCAGGCTCAGCAGAATTGAGAAAACCATTGAAATGTTGCTGAGCAAAAGGAAAAATCCCAACGACAAATCCTGA
- a CDS encoding SusC/RagA family TonB-linked outer membrane protein yields MKRPLLMLMVLLLFTITAWAQTRTITGTVIATSDKNPLPGVSVRVKGQKTGTQTGANGKYAIEVNGSNLSLEFSYLGFTTQTKAIGSNNQLDISLNDEENNLNEIVVTALGIKREKRTLTYSTQEVTGNSLVAAKENNLVNALAGKVAGVQITNSSGAAGSSSKIVIRGNTSLTGENGALFVVDGVPINNTEAGNPDGALSAGGTANRAIDIDPNIVESVSILKGAAASALYGSAAARGVVIITTKTGAGKPSISLSSGITFDNAIFPEFQDKYAQGTNGTYVDGNNGQLSSGSWGPLIDGLMVNGAPVTKHDPRKEFFKQGFTTDNTLAVNGSTDKSTYLVSYSYLNTKGTMPGTDFGRHSFFTKFTNAITSKVSVTGQLNYINTANDRLPEGNSLASPFWTVYAAPISWNPFPTLNPDGSQRLYRAARNNPYWLVDNVKFASTVNRFLPVFTLNYNPTPWLTITERLGADIFNDGTTYHEAPGIVGGESADGKMYNREINFRQYNHDLIVEAKKNFGDDFFGSILVGNNILSSEERTVFDKGIGLGAKDFYNIANASTIVSKITDRNYRKVGIYAQMTAEYKRMLSLSLTGRYDGTSVLSADKRFYPYGSASAGFIFTEPLGLSNNSILNFGKIRISYSYVGNDNVAPYSIGTPYTKPTIGNIEFPYDGRNGFLLTNTYGDPNLKNEGLKEFETGLELKMFKNRFNIEATYFNKISKDLISTTPITPSSGFNAAVINAASMYNKGFELILSGTPVKTQDITWVVGLNFSKINNKVTDIGQNLDNIQFAGFVSPGVFAYKDQPYAVIFGSRYLRNDAGKMVIGDDGYPIIDEKLGPIGNTVPKWNAGLTTTFTWKGLSLSAVLDMKKGGDVYNLDNFYLNFYGVTKITEDRTGTRVFDGVTEDGQVNTKVVPIDQGYYQNNYSQVDENGVEDGTYVKLRQVSLSYNFAPSLLKRTPFRGLSVSATGRNLWFYTPHYTGSDPEVSLYGTGNGGGFTNFVTPSNRSYNFAVKVTF; encoded by the coding sequence ATGAAAAGACCGTTACTAATGCTAATGGTGCTGCTGCTGTTTACAATAACAGCATGGGCACAAACACGTACCATTACTGGTACCGTAATCGCGACAAGCGACAAAAATCCCCTGCCTGGGGTGTCTGTAAGGGTGAAAGGGCAGAAAACAGGAACACAAACCGGGGCCAATGGGAAGTACGCCATCGAGGTGAACGGAAGCAACCTGAGTCTGGAGTTCTCTTACCTGGGTTTTACAACTCAAACGAAAGCAATCGGATCAAACAATCAGTTGGATATTTCTTTAAATGATGAAGAAAATAATCTAAATGAAATTGTGGTTACCGCACTTGGTATCAAGAGAGAAAAACGCACATTGACCTATTCTACACAGGAAGTGACCGGGAATTCTTTGGTTGCCGCGAAAGAGAATAACCTGGTCAATGCACTGGCTGGTAAAGTAGCCGGCGTTCAAATCACAAACTCCAGTGGTGCCGCAGGTAGCTCTTCCAAAATTGTAATCAGAGGAAATACTTCCCTGACCGGAGAGAATGGTGCCTTATTCGTTGTGGATGGAGTGCCGATCAATAATACAGAGGCAGGAAATCCGGACGGTGCTTTGAGTGCCGGAGGAACAGCCAACAGGGCAATTGATATCGATCCCAATATCGTAGAAAGTGTGTCTATCCTTAAAGGAGCAGCAGCAAGTGCCTTATATGGTTCAGCTGCAGCAAGAGGGGTGGTCATCATCACGACGAAAACAGGTGCAGGAAAACCATCCATTTCACTTTCTTCCGGTATCACCTTTGACAATGCCATATTCCCTGAATTCCAGGATAAATATGCGCAGGGTACCAACGGCACCTATGTAGATGGTAATAATGGCCAGCTAAGTTCCGGTTCATGGGGACCACTGATTGATGGACTAATGGTAAATGGTGCTCCGGTAACGAAGCATGATCCAAGAAAGGAATTCTTTAAACAAGGTTTTACCACAGACAATACACTTGCGGTAAATGGATCTACGGATAAATCAACGTATCTGGTTTCTTATTCCTACCTGAATACTAAAGGCACGATGCCCGGTACGGATTTTGGCCGTCATTCTTTCTTTACCAAATTTACAAACGCAATTACGAGTAAGGTATCTGTGACCGGCCAGCTGAACTATATCAATACCGCAAATGACCGCTTACCCGAAGGCAATAGTCTGGCCAGTCCATTCTGGACGGTATATGCTGCGCCAATTTCATGGAATCCTTTTCCAACCCTCAACCCTGACGGAAGTCAACGGCTTTACCGCGCAGCTAGGAATAACCCTTACTGGCTGGTAGACAACGTTAAATTTGCCTCAACCGTAAACAGATTTTTGCCGGTATTCACGCTGAATTATAACCCTACACCATGGTTAACGATTACAGAAAGATTGGGTGCTGACATTTTTAACGACGGAACAACCTATCATGAAGCTCCGGGAATCGTTGGTGGTGAATCTGCCGATGGAAAAATGTACAACCGGGAAATCAATTTCAGACAGTATAACCATGACCTGATCGTTGAAGCCAAGAAAAACTTTGGGGATGATTTCTTTGGGAGTATCCTGGTTGGAAATAACATCCTTTCTTCTGAGGAAAGAACGGTATTTGACAAAGGGATCGGACTGGGAGCGAAAGATTTCTACAACATTGCAAATGCATCGACCATTGTTTCCAAAATTACAGACAGGAATTATAGAAAAGTAGGGATTTACGCACAAATGACCGCTGAATACAAACGCATGCTGTCTTTATCCTTAACAGGCCGTTATGATGGAACTTCAGTACTTAGTGCCGACAAAAGATTCTATCCTTATGGATCTGCTTCAGCAGGTTTTATATTTACAGAACCTCTTGGGCTAAGTAACAATTCCATACTTAACTTTGGTAAAATCCGTATTTCCTATTCTTATGTAGGAAATGATAACGTTGCGCCTTATAGCATTGGTACTCCTTATACAAAACCAACAATCGGGAATATTGAGTTCCCTTACGATGGACGTAACGGGTTTTTACTGACCAATACTTACGGTGATCCCAACCTGAAAAATGAGGGCTTAAAAGAGTTTGAAACAGGTCTGGAGTTAAAGATGTTCAAGAACAGATTTAATATTGAGGCGACTTATTTTAACAAGATCAGTAAAGACCTGATCAGCACTACTCCAATTACGCCATCGAGTGGTTTTAATGCAGCTGTAATTAATGCAGCAAGCATGTACAACAAAGGCTTTGAATTGATATTAAGCGGTACACCTGTTAAAACTCAGGACATCACCTGGGTAGTAGGCCTTAACTTCTCCAAAATCAATAATAAGGTGACTGATATTGGTCAGAATCTGGACAATATTCAGTTTGCCGGATTTGTCAGCCCTGGAGTATTTGCTTACAAAGATCAGCCTTATGCGGTTATTTTTGGTTCAAGATACCTGCGTAACGATGCCGGAAAAATGGTGATCGGCGACGATGGCTATCCGATCATAGATGAAAAACTTGGCCCGATTGGCAATACCGTACCGAAATGGAATGCGGGATTAACGACTACTTTTACCTGGAAAGGCCTGAGTCTTTCTGCGGTATTGGATATGAAAAAAGGCGGAGATGTATATAACCTTGATAATTTCTACCTGAACTTCTATGGAGTAACGAAAATAACGGAAGACAGAACAGGTACGAGGGTATTTGACGGGGTCACAGAAGATGGACAGGTAAATACCAAAGTAGTTCCAATAGATCAGGGATATTATCAAAATAATTATTCTCAGGTAGATGAAAATGGGGTAGAAGATGGTACGTATGTGAAATTGAGACAGGTAAGCTTATCTTATAATTTTGCGCCTTCGCTTTTAAAGAGAACACCCTTTAGAGGATTGAGCGTTTCCGCTACAGGAAGAAACTTATGGTTCTATACGCCACATTATACTGGCTCAGATCCGGAAGTAAGTTTATATGGAACCGGAAATGGTGGCGGCTTTACCAACTTTGTTACCCCATCTAACAGAAGCTATAATTTCGCTGTAAAAGTTACTTTCTAA
- a CDS encoding glutamate synthase subunit beta — protein sequence MGKVTGFLEYERTAPVKEDAKERLKHYNEFVQNFELEQVNREAARCMDCGVPFCQSGCPLGNVIPEFNDAVYKGDWQLASTILLSTNNFPEFTGRICPAPCESACVLGINRSPVSIEEIEKHIIEIAFNKGYIKAEQPLIRTGKKVAVIGSGPAGLAAAAQLNKAGHEVVVYERDDTPGGLLNYGIPDFKLQKDVVSRRIALMEKEGIVFKCNSNVGVNVELNTLLREYQSIVLAGGSTIPRDLNITGREAKGVHYAMDFLKQQNKRVRNISVDGEAILAAGKDVIVIGGGDTGSDCIGTSNRQGAKSVMQFEIMPMPSQSRTSNMPWPTFPMLLKVTSSHEEGCERAWGVNTKEFIKDENGNLKALKVVDVEWEIDATGRPLNFKEKAGTERDLPCQLVLLAMGFLHPQKEGLIEKLGVELDNRGNVKAEEGKYQTNIAKIFAAGDMRRGQSLVVWAISEGREAARKVDEYLMGHSSLASKDGIPYA from the coding sequence ATGGGAAAAGTAACCGGATTTTTAGAGTATGAAAGAACTGCTCCTGTAAAAGAAGATGCTAAAGAACGTTTAAAGCATTATAATGAATTTGTACAGAATTTTGAATTAGAGCAGGTAAACCGGGAAGCCGCAAGGTGTATGGATTGCGGAGTTCCTTTTTGTCAGTCGGGTTGCCCGCTGGGTAATGTGATTCCGGAATTTAACGATGCGGTATATAAAGGAGACTGGCAGCTGGCTTCTACCATTTTGCTGAGCACTAATAACTTCCCTGAATTTACAGGAAGAATTTGTCCGGCACCATGCGAGTCTGCCTGTGTACTTGGCATCAACAGGTCGCCGGTCTCTATCGAAGAAATTGAAAAACATATTATAGAGATTGCCTTCAATAAGGGGTATATCAAAGCGGAACAACCATTGATCCGTACGGGTAAGAAAGTAGCGGTAATCGGTTCCGGACCTGCAGGTTTGGCAGCAGCAGCACAGCTGAATAAAGCCGGTCATGAGGTGGTGGTTTACGAACGTGATGATACTCCGGGAGGTTTATTGAACTATGGTATCCCTGATTTTAAACTTCAGAAAGATGTGGTCAGCAGACGTATTGCCCTGATGGAAAAGGAAGGTATAGTTTTCAAATGTAATTCCAATGTTGGGGTGAACGTAGAGTTGAATACTTTACTTAGAGAATACCAGTCGATTGTATTGGCCGGTGGATCTACCATTCCAAGGGACCTCAACATTACAGGCCGGGAGGCTAAAGGAGTTCATTATGCAATGGATTTCCTGAAACAACAGAACAAGCGTGTCAGAAACATCAGTGTTGATGGAGAGGCGATACTTGCAGCAGGTAAAGATGTAATCGTAATCGGGGGCGGAGATACCGGTTCGGATTGTATCGGTACTTCTAACCGTCAGGGAGCGAAATCTGTGATGCAGTTTGAGATCATGCCGATGCCATCACAAAGCCGTACCTCGAATATGCCATGGCCAACTTTCCCAATGTTATTGAAAGTAACCTCTTCTCATGAAGAAGGTTGTGAAAGAGCCTGGGGAGTGAACACCAAGGAGTTTATTAAAGATGAAAATGGAAACCTGAAGGCTTTAAAAGTAGTGGATGTAGAGTGGGAAATTGATGCAACAGGCAGACCCTTGAATTTCAAAGAGAAAGCTGGTACAGAGCGTGATTTGCCTTGTCAGCTGGTTTTACTGGCGATGGGTTTCTTACATCCGCAGAAAGAAGGTTTAATTGAAAAATTAGGTGTAGAACTGGACAACAGAGGAAATGTGAAAGCCGAAGAAGGTAAGTACCAAACCAATATTGCCAAGATCTTTGCCGCAGGAGATATGCGCCGCGGACAATCACTGGTGGTCTGGGCCATCTCTGAAGGCCGCGAAGCAGCCCGTAAGGTAGACGAATACCTGATGGGACATAGCAGCCTGGCATCTAAAGATGGAATCCCTTATGCTTAA